TGGTGCGCTTCTTTAACAGATATAGTTTTCACCTCTTCTAGTGCTTGTGAAACTAACATTTGAGATGATTTAATATTCATCTATATATTAATATATAAAAATTAATTTAAATAAAGGTTTATTATATTTATATGTTACCAAATTTTCTAAAACCTTTTCATATAGATAACCAAAAACTAGTTAGAGTTGGTCCAAAACTTGATGGTGGCTATGTTATTGACAAAAAATCAATCCTTAATACTGATGTAATTATAGCATGTGGTTTAAATGACGACTGGGAATTTGAAAAGTCTTTTTTAAAAATAAACACTCAATGTATAGTGGAAGCTTATGACCATACAGTTAATAAAAAGTTTTGGGTAGAAAGATTTAAAAAAGATATTATACATTTTTTTTTATTTAAAAAAATTAGATTAAAAAAGATTATTCATATTTTTAAATATTTAGATTATTTAATTTTTTTTAGAAATCAAAACAAACATTATATTCTTAAAATTGGAACGGAAGATGTTTACAACACAGCGATCAGTATTAATAAAATACTTGAAAATTACCAAAATGTAATATTGAAAGTCGATATTGAGGGTGATGAATATAAAGTGCTTGATCAAATTTTAAATAACTCCAATAAAATTAATACCTTAATTATTGAATTTCATGACATTCATAAAAATATAGATAAAATTGAAGACTTTATTAATATATCTAAAGAACTTAAATTAATTCATATACATGCTAACAATTTTGCAGGACTAAATGAAGATGGTGATCCCAATGTTATAGAATTAACTTTCACAAATATTAATAAGAATGAACTAAGTTTAGTAAAAACAGATAAGTCTTTTCCTGTGGAACAATTAGATTATAAAAACATAAATAGAATTGAAGACATTTATCTAAAATTTAATGACTGAAAAAATTTGTATTACTTACTCACATCACAAATTAGGTGATTTAATTTGGCAATTACCTTATATAAAAGCCATAAGTGAACATCACAATAAAAAAATTGATTTAATTGTTAGAGAAAAGACACAAGCTAAAGAAATTTTAAAAGATCTTAATTACATAAATATAATTCATTATAATAATTTTAGAAAAAAATTTTTTTACTGGGTAGACGTTTTTAAACTTAAGAAAATATATGCTAATGAAGATTACTCACATGTTTATATATTGGATAAAATTAACAAGCCAGCAATAGCTGCGACACTTGCTAGAATTAAAAATATTATAGGCCCTGGCATCAAAAGACAGAAAAGATGGCTTACAAATAAAAACTTTCTAGAAGATAGAGATTGGCATTTAAGCTATTCAGAACAATCACAGAAATTACTAAAATTAAACAATATAGATGTTAAAGATGTTTATCCACACATAGAAGTTAAACCTTCAAGTTTAGATAAGTTAAGAAAAAACTTTTCTTATAATGGAAAAAAGATAGCCTTTGGTGTAGATTCATTTGAGGATTATAAAATATGGTATGAGGAAAACTTTATTGAACTTGCAAATAAATTCTATGATAAAAAAGTTTTTGATTATATTTATTTAGTTTGTGGAAAAGATAAGCAACATATCGTTAAAAATATTATAGCTAAATCAAATAGAAATTATTTTATTGATTGTTCTAACTTAAAATTAATTGATATCATTGGTGTAATAAAAGACTCTGATTTTTTTGTGGGTAATAATTCTGGTCCTTTAAATTTAGCTGCTGCTTTAAATGTTAAGAGTTTTGGCTTATTTGCCAATACTCCAATAAGTCAATTAAAGTTTAGTAAGGTCTTACCATTAGTGCCTGAAAATTATCTTGATAATCAATTTATTAAAAACCGAGAAGAAATGAAAAAACTCACTGCTGATAAAGTTTTTCAAGATATAATCAAATATCTCAATAATCATATATAGACAATATGATAAAGATAAATATAAAAGCTCCAAATTTTACTTTGAACTCTACAGATGGTAAAGTTTATTCTTTAAAAGATTCACTCGGCAAGTATGTGGTTATTTATTTTTATCCTAAAGATGACACACCAGGATGTACAATTGAGACTAATGATTTTAATAAATTATTACCTAAATTTAAAAAACTGAATTGTGATGTATTTGGTATTTCTAAAGATAATCTTAAAAGTCACCATAAATTTAAGAAAAAATATAAGATTAAATTTGATCTTTTATCTGATGTAGAACTTGGTATTTTAAAAAAATACAAAGTTTGGGCTAAGAAGAAATTTATGGGTAGAGAGTTTATGGGAATAGTAAGAACTACTTTATTAATTGATCCAAATGCTAAAATTGCAAAAATTTGGGACAATGTAAAAGTTAAAGATCACGCTAAAGAAGTACTTGATACCTTAAAAAACATTTAAAAATAAAAAAGGCCCCAGTTAAGGGGCCTATTTTCTAACTAAAAGAGAGAGATAGTTATTTATTAGTCTCTGATTGCGTAAGCTCTAACACCTATTTCCGCAACGTCAGTTCCAAGTTTTTCAGCTTCTTTACTGATACGTAATCCAACTGTTGCTTTCAAAGTTTTAAATATAATTAATGAAAGTATAAAACTGAATGAACATACGGCAATTACACCTGTGAACTGAGAACCAAAAGATGCTTCTGCATTCGTAAGCGGAACTATCAATGTTCCAAATATTCCTGCAAACATATGTACTGGAATTGCACCAACAACATCATCAAGTCCCATTCTTTCTAAAAATTTTGTACCAAAGTACATAATTAAAGAACCCATTGAACCAATGACAAGTGCCATACCTGGTGTTGGAGTTAGAGGTTCAGCAGTAATTGCCACTAAACCAGCTAATGCACCATTTAACATCATGACTACATCTGTTTTGCTATCAAGTAATCTTGTAACTATAGCTCCTGTTACAACACCAGCAGCACCAGCAAGGTGTGTATTGACTGCAATCTTAGTTATAGCAGTTACATCATCGAACGTTCCCATTGCAAGTTGACTAAAGCCATTAAATCCAAACCAACCAAACCATAAAAAAAATGTTCCAAGTGTAACTAAAGGAATACTTGAGGCTGCAAAAGGTACTAATGATTTAGTTTCACCTTTTTTCCCAAATCTACCTTCTCTGGCACCTAGTACTATTACACCTGCTAAGGCAGCAGCCCCACCACATGCATGAACAAGAGTTGATCCAGCAAAGTCTGAAAAACCAGAAGTTGCTAGCCAGCCCCCACCCCATTGCCAGCCCATTGAAATTGGATAAATAAATCCACCCATTAATGTAGCAAAAATAAAGAATGGCCAAATTTTAATTCTTTCTGCAACTGCTCCTGAAACTATAGATACTGTTGCACAAACGAACATAGCCTGGAAGAACCAGTCAGAACTATCTGAATAACCTGTTTCAATGCTAGAGCTATCACCCCAAGTTGTAAATGTTCCTATATAACCACCTTCTGGAATGCCGTAAGCTAAATTATACCCAAATAAGAAAAAGACTATTGAACAAATAGCAAATTTTCCAACATTCTTAGCTGCAATTGTTGAAACACTTTTTGTTGTAACTAAACCACATTCCAGCATACAAAAACCTGCTGCCATTAATGCTACTAAGACTGCACCAATATAAAATGCTAAGGTATTAAATATATACTGACCTTCTGCTGAAATTGTTGTTTCAGCGACACCAGCATTAGTCATGCTTAATAAAAGTACTAAACTAATAAAGGGTGCTGTTATTATTTTAATTGTTTTTGTCATTAAGACCTCCATGTTTAAGCTTTCACTTATATTTAGAATGGTCTTTAAAACTATTGTTGATTGGGAAATTTAGATATGCAGTATTTGCATATACTAACAGCCTTATTACATTTCAGTAAAAGGCTGTTAATGAATTTGGTATTTAATTACTTATTAAATATTTCTTTAAGTGCTTTAGCTGGTAAAAACTTAACTTTTTGAGAAGCACCGATTTGAATTTGTTCTCCAGTTCTAGGGTTTCTTCCAACTCTAGCTTTTCTTTTTGCTACTTTGTAAGTTCCAAATCCAGCAATTTTCACTGTATCGTCACCTTTTAAAGCATCTAGAATAGTGTTTGTAATAGTATCAAAAGTACGCTCAGCGTCAGCTTTACTTAGGTTTAAAGAACCCGAAAGTTGCGCTATTAATTGTTTTTTGTTCATTTATTTAGCTCCGGTTTTATTGGTTATTTTCACATAATTTACATAAAAGCCTATAAATCAAGCTTTTTATTAGTGTCTCTTAAAATAAAAACCCCAATATATGGTGATTTGTTAAATTGGTGTTGATATAAAAGGGTTATTTAAGAAATATAATTATTAAAAAACTTAAATAAACCAACGTCTTTTAGGTCATTAAATGTTGTAAAAAACATTAATGATAGCAGTAAAAACATTCCGATTCGAAAAAAACCTTCTTGAGCTTTTTGTGATAAGGGCCGCCCTAATACCTTTTCAATACCATAAAACATTAAGTGTCCACCATCTAACATTGGAATTGGAAACAAATTTATTAACCCTAAGCTAATAGAAATGTAAGCCATAAGGCTTATGAAAGGTAAAATTCCAAATTCTGCAACTTGTCCACTGATTTTTGCTATTCGAATTGGACCACCTAGCTGGGAGGTATCACCATTTCCAGTAAGCATGCTTCCAATGTATTTAAGACTAGAGGCGCTTACATAATAAACTTCATTAACTGCATAAAACAGTGCTTTAGCTGGACCAAGTTTGATGTGATTTACTTCATTATTATAGGCTCCAAGCTTAATACCAACCATTCTTTTACTGATTTTGTTGCCAAGATTATCTTCTCCATCAACAATATTAGGTTTTACTCTAAAGGTTAAATCTTGATCATATCTGTTAACTGTAAAATTAATGAATTCATCAGTAGACATCATAATATATTTTGAAACTTCCATAATGCTTTTAACTTCATTACCATCAATTGAGACCACAATATCATTATCCTTAAGACCAGCTACCATTGCAGGGCTATCCTTTTGAACTTCGTTAATAACAGCTGGTGTAAAGTCTTTTCCAGCAAAGGAATAAACTGAAAAAAATATTAGAATTGCTAATAAAAAGTTAGCTAAAGGGCCGCCAAATACAATTAAAGCTCTTTGATACAAGGGCTTTAACACAAAAAGTTTATCCTGATCTTCTTTGCTGTATTCTTTGATAATTTTATCATTATCAGCTTGGCTATAAACATTTCTATCACCAAAAAATTTAACATATCCCCCAAGAGGTATGACACAAACTTTCCATCTAGTGCCTGATTTATCATTCCAACCGAACATTTCTTTACCAAAACCTATTGAAAAATCAGTAACCCCTACACCAAAACGTTTTGCAAAATAATAATGCCCATATTCATGAATAAAAACTACGATAACAATTAAAACTATGAAGGGCAATATGTAAGACAACATGATTATAATCCAATAATACTATTTATCATTCTAATTTCTAGCTTTTAATATTATAGCCTTTTTTAACTAGCATTGTGACCAAGATTATACAAACCACTAAAAAAAATACCATTGAGCTTATACTTATCCAAATATTAAAATCAGATACACCATAAAAAGAAAATCTTAAGCCATCAATTAGATAAACTACAGGATTAAAATAAGAAATTGTTTGCCAAAATGGTGGCAGCATATCAAGGGAGTATAAACTTCCTCCTAAAAATACCATAGGCGTTATCACCAATGATGGGATGATGGACATTTGTTCAAAGTTTTTACTAACAACACCAATTAAAAATCCAAATAAAGCAAATGTAAAAGAAACTAAAACTAATAAAAATATCATTAGTATTGGATACTTAACTGTAACATCAGCAAAAAATGAAGCAGTGACAAAAATTACAGCACCAACTAATAATGTTTTAGTGGCTCCCGCACCAACAAAAGCAAGAACTGTTTCAAACGTTGAGATAGGTGCTGCTAAAATCTCATTAATAGTTCCATTAAATTTTGGAAAAAATATTCCAAACGAAGTATTACTTATTGATTGAGTTAATAGAGTTAACATTAACAAACCTGGTACAATGTAAGAACCATAACTAACACCATCAATTTTTTCAATATAGCCTCCAATGACTGAGCCAAAAACAACAAAATATAATGATGTAGATATTACTGGTGAAAGAATGGACTGACCTACAGTTCTTATAAATCTATTCATCTCATGAACATAAATAGCTTTAAATCCGTAATAATTAAATTTCATTGTTCTCCTTAACTAAGTCAACAAAAATTTTTTCTAATGAACTTTGTTCTGTTATCAAATCTTTTAACCTTAAACCTGCATCTTTAATATCTTTAAGTAAATCGGTAATTCCAGTCTTTTCACCTTTAACCTTATAAGAATAAGTTAAAGACATTTTTTTTTCATGAATAATTAAATTATACTTTTCTAACTCTTTTGGGATTTCCAATATCTTATCTTGTAATTCAATTGTTAGCTTTTTGTGACCCATTCGTTTTATTAATTCATTCTTATCTTCAACAACAATTATTTCACCTTGATTTATAACTGCAACACGGTCTGCAATAGCTTCTGCTTCCTCTATATAATGTGTTGTTAAAATTATAGTAACACCGGTTTGTCTCAAATCTTCAACAACAAGCCACATGTCTTTTCTTAATTCAACATCAACACCAGCTGTTGGTTCGTCTAAAAATAATATTTGTGGTTCATGTGATAATGCTTTTGCAATTAAAACTCTTCTCTTCATGCCTCCTGATAATTCTTTTAATTTTATATTTTTTTTATCCCAAAGACTTAAATCTTTTAATATCTTTTCAATGTGTTCTGGTTTAGGTGACTTTCCATATAATCCTCTAGAATAAGATACAGTATCGAAAACTGTTTCAAAGGACTCTAAACTTATCTCTTGAGGCACCATTCCTATTCTTGATCTTGTTTCTCTATAATCTTTTATAATGTCAAAGTTATCAATTGTAACTGTCCCTGAAGAAGGCTTTACAATTCCACAAATAATACTGATTAAACTAGTTTTTCCGGCACCATTTGGTCCAAGCATTGCAAGGATTTCACCTTGTTTTACTTTGAGGCTAACATTATTAAGGGCTTTAAAACCATTGTCATAAACTTTAGATAAGTTGTTAATGGATATTTGGATTTCAGACATTTTGTTTGAGTGTATATAGTTACTAATGAAGTTAATTCAATAAACCTAATAAATTTTAGCATTATTTCAATAATTAATGTTCATATCTTAAGGTTAAAATTTGACTTAGTTTAATTATTTCTTTAATTAGTTTTTATATTCTTTTTTTTAAGAATATCAGTTTCTGGGGTGCTGTAAAAAGCTGAGAATATACCCAAAGAACCTGTTGTATAATCACAACGAAGGGAAAAAATGAACACAATATATCTAGATCAATCAACTACTATAATTACCTTGCTTTTAACTTCATTAGCTTTTGCTGCTATTGGAATAGTTTATTCAAGAGGTAAACTTTCAATCAATGCATATTTAAATGCAGATAGATCAATTGGTAAAAGATCTTTAACTGCATCTTTAGTTGCATCTTGTTTTGGTGTATGGATTTTAATTGGTCCATCAGAAGCTGCTACTTGGGGTGGTTTAGGAGCTATAATTGGTTATGGCTTAGGTCAAGCGCTACCCTTCTTAGCTTTTATTACTATTGGTCAGCGAATGAGGAAAATTATGCCTAGTGGTAATACTCTTACTCAATTCGTTCTAATAAGATTTGGTAAAGCAATGTTTCGTTTAGTTTTATTATTAACAATAATGTATATGTTTGTTTATTTCGCAGCTGAAGTTACCGCAATTGCAAAAGTTGTTAACTTAATGTCAGGGTTTCCTCTTTGGCAAACCTCTCTTGTAATAATTGTTGCCACTCTATCTTACACTCTTTATGGAGGACTTAGAGCTTCAATTTTTACAGATAAAATTCAATTTATTATAATTATGATTTTATTAATATTTGCTATCAACCATATTTTTAATTCTGGAAATAATACTTTTTCTATGGATTTGATAAATGAAAAAGCTGGTACTTTAATGAGTGGTAAATATTTTTATGGCTATACTGCTGGCTTAACTTTCTTCATTGCTGTTTTTGCAACCAACTTATTTGATCAAGGTGTTTGGCAAAGAGTTTTTGCAGCAAAAAGTTCAGATGATTTAAGAAAAGGATTTATGTCTGCCTTCTTTATTGTAATTCCATTTATGCTTGTTTTAGGTTTCTTTGGAATTCTTGCAGTATCAGTTGATAAAGCAGCAGACCCTAGTACTTTATTCTTTACTCTTTTATTAGAGCCATTTACTGGAATTAATTCTTTGTTAACTATTTCAATATTAATTTTAGTTTTAGCCTTAGTGATTAGCAGTATGGATTCACTTATTAATGCGCTTTCAAGTACCATTACTATTGAGGGAAATAAGTTTATTAGTTTAAAAGATAAGAATAGCTATCTAACACTTTCTAAATACTTAATATGTGGTTTATCAGTAATTGTTTTTTTGATCGCATCTAAGGGTTACAGCGTCTTATTTATGTTTTTATTTGCTGATTTGTTATGTTGTGCTGCCGTATTTCCTATTTTTTATGGAATGTTTAAGGGTGATGTTGATGAAAGACTTTCTTTAATTTCAGTTATAATTGGACTGATATCTGGATTGCTTTTATTTCCCAATCAAACTTTTGATAAAAGTATTTTAATTGGTGGATTGTTTCCAACTGAAGCATTTCCCGTTTGGATATCAACAGCATTATTGTTTTGGTCATTTATTTTAGCAACATTTACACCAATGATTACAGTAATGCTCTTTAAAAAAAATAGTAACTTTAACTTTTCTAAAATTAAAACTTTAATTAAGGAATAGTGAATATTTATAATAATAAAAGAACCTTTTTTTATAAATTAAAGAGTAGCTGTAAGAAGGAATGGTCTGAATATACTAATCATAAATTTTTATCTGATTTAGTAAGCAATAAATTGCCAGATAAAAATTTTAAAAATTATTTAGTTCAAGATTATGTTTTCTTACAGCAATTTCTTAAAATTTTAGCTCTTAGTGTTTATAAATCTAATAACTTTGAAGAAATTAATAGATCAGTAAATTTTATTAAGGGAATTGATCATGAAATCAAACTCCACATCAATTATTGTAAAAAGTGGAAAATACCTCTTAAATCTCTTAATAACATCGTAGTCGAGAAAGCTAATAGTGCTTATACTAATTATGTCCTGAGAATGGGTAAAAATGGAGATAATCTTGATATCTTCTCATGCCTATCTGTATGCATCATTGGCTATGGTGAGATTGGGTTTAATCTTTCTAAGATTAAAAACTGGAAAAAAAGTAAATATAGTTCTTGGATTAAAATGTATTCTTCAAAAGAATACCAACAAGTAGCCAAAGACAATATTGATTATTTAGATGCTCTCTTAAAAAATAGTACAGATAAAAAATTAAATATGCTTAAAAGAAATTTTAAAAAATCAACTGTTCTTGAAAGAAATTTTTGGGAATGTTTTGTTTAAATTTTTAGTTGCTTAAAATTTCTAAAGGTAATGGGGCTTCAGGGTACTTTTCCTTACATAATTTTTCATAATTCTTGCAAAGAGTACTTACTGTATCATGTGCTTCATCTTTGGAGGTTAAAAATTTAATTAAAGTATCTCTCTCCAATTCAATTTCTTTAATATCTGTTCCACTTAAATACTCACCTGTCTCAACTTCCCAGTAAGTATCATTTAATTCTTCAGCTTTTAAAGTATTAAGCTTTCTTTGAAGTTCAATAATAATCTCATCATCCGTTTTACTATCTTTCATTGGAGAATTAACTAATTTTCCTAAACATTTGTCTTTAAGATCATCTAAAAAAGTGTTGTAAGGTTTACCTTCAGCTAAACCTTGAAAGTGATTGCTTTCAAAGTACTTACTGATTGCAGCATTTGTTGAGGTTTTATTTTTACCCTTAGCAACTGCAACTTGAACGTAAACTTCCTGACTAATATATTCGTTTAAATAGTCTTTAATTTTATCCGATAACATTAGTTTAAAAAAATTATAGAGTTTTTAAAGGATCAACATAGTCATGTCCAAAAACATCAGCAACTGCTTTATAAGTTACTTGACCTTTGCAAACATTTAATCCTGCAAGTAAATGTTTGTCATCACTTAATGCTTTAGCATAACCATCTTTTGCAATTTTAACTAGATATGGAAGTGTTGCATTATTCAATGCAATAGTTGAAGTCCTTGGAACTCCACCTGGCATATTTGCTACACAGTAATGAATAACATCATCAATGATATAAGTTGGATCACCATGAGTTGTTGGTTTGCTCGTCTCAACACAACCCCCTTGATCAATTGCAACATCGACAATTACGGATCCTCTTTTCATTAATTTTAACATTGGTTTAGTAACTAATTTTGGAGCTTCAGCACCAGGTATTAAAACACCACCAATTAAAAGATCAGCTTCAGCAACTAATTTATTTAAATCAATTTTATCACTTTGTTCTGGAATAATTTTATCACCAAACATTTCAACCAATTGTTTTAGTCTTACTTCTGACTTATCAACGATATGAACTTTAGCCCTCATACCAGTTGCAATGACTGCAGCGTTTTCTCCAACAACACCACCACCTAAAATAACAACCGTTCCTCCTTCAACTCCTGGAGCACCACCCAATAAAAGACCTCTACCGTTTTGATTTTTTTCTAAGCAGTGGGCACCAGCTTGAACAGACATACGTCCAGCAACCGCACTCATTGGTGCAAGTAATGGTAGTCTTCCATTTTCATCGGTCACTGTTTCATAAGCAATACAAACACCTTTAGATTTAATTAGTCCCTCTGTTAATTCTTTCGCTGCTGCTAAGTGTAAATAAGTGTAGACGATCTGATTTTCTCTGATCATCTTAACTTCACCTGATTGAGGCTCTTTTACTTTAACAATAATATTTGCATCATTGAAAATATCTTCAGCTTTATCTATGATTTTAGCACCAACGCTTGTGTATTGTTCATTTTCAAAACCAGCTTCAAAACCACCATTATTTTCAACTAAAACTTCATGACCTTCTGATATTAAAGTTTTTACACTTTCAGGTGTTAATCCAATACGATGTTCCTGAGGTTTGATTTCTTTAGGTACGCCTATTTTCATTACTTGCTTTCCTTTTTTGCAAATACTTTAATTAAATTAAGTTTTTAGTTTTTCTGATTTTTTTGATAGTTGGAAATACCAGATCTTAACTTTTCAATAATCTCATCAATATGTTTTTCTTCACAGATGAATTGAGGAGCTATAATTAAACAATCTCCAGTAGCTTTAAAGTTTACACCAGCTTCATAACAAGCTTTAAAACATTCATATCCAGCTTTACCTGGTTTAGTGTTTAACTTCATGTCTATTCCACCCATCATTCCATATCCTCTGATATTGTCCACAGAATCTAGATCTTGAAGAGAAAACAATCCTTTTTGGAAATAAGGAGCTAAATTTTTTGCTCTATTAAAAATATCATCTTTTTCAAAAATTTCTTGCACCGCAAGAGCAGCTGCTACTGCAACTGGAATTCCTGAATAAGTATAACCATGAAATAATTCAACAGCACCTGTTGGTGAAGCATCCATTACTGTATCATAAATATAATCACTACATGCAACGACACCCATAGGTACAACGCCATTTGTTGTAGCTTTAGCCATTGTCATAATATCTGGAGTTACTCCAAATTCATCAGCACCAAATTTAGAACCTGTTCTCCCCCAGCCTGTAATTACTTCATCAAAAATTAAAAGTATTCCATGTTTGTCACAGATCTCTCTTAGTCTTTGTAAATATCCTTTTGGTGGAACTAATGTTCCAGTTGATCCAGCAATAGGCTCAACAATACAAGCAGCAATATTTTCACCACCAAAGTTTTGACAAATAGTTTCTAAATCATTTGCTAAATAGTCCCCTGTCTCTGGTTGACCACTTACAAATTTATGTTCTGGTAAATGTGTATGTCTAATGTGTTGGACACCTGGCATTAAAACACTTGCAAATGTTTTAATATTGTTCACCATTCCACCAACTGAAATACAACCAATGTTCATTCCATGATAACCACGTTCTCGGCCAACAAATCTAAATCTTTCTGCATGCCCTTTTGCTCTATGATAAGCAACAGCAATTTTAATTGCTGTCTCTACAGCTGTAGATCCACAAATTGTAAAAAACATTTTATTTAAATCACCTGGTGTATGCTTTGAAATCTTTGTAGCAAGTTCAAACGAACCACCAAAACCTTGTTGAAAAGGCTGAGCATAGTCTAAAGTCTCTAACTGTTTCGTAACAGCTTCTGTAATTTCTCTTCTTCCATGACCAAGTGGATTACAAAATAAACCTGAACTCGCATCTATTTGTGTTTTACCATGGTGAGTTTTTAAATAAACTCCCTTAGCTTCTGTTATTAATCTAGGGTTTGCTTTAAAATCTTTATTTGATGTAAACGGCATCCAATGTTCATTTAATGAATTTGGTACTGAGGTTCTGTTTTCTGAGCTCATGAGTTTCTCTCTATATATAAATATTTTTAATAAATTCTTTTTCCAACTATTAGACTAAATAAAAAGGTTTTCTATAATTATTTTTCAGTCTTTACCTTGATTTCTATTAGTTTAAATACTACAACCTCAAGGTGTATATTTGTTTTTTGTTTTACATCTCTCTTAAATTGAATTTTAATGTTCATAATTTAATTAAATTAACAGAGGGATAATAATGAAAAAAATAATTAGTTTTATTCTTGGAACAGTAGTTGCTCTTAACTTGTCTATATCAGTTGCTAATGCTGCCGCTAAAGAAGTAAGAGTTGCATTCTTTTTAGAATGGCCTACTCCAAACCAAGAAGATAAAGTTAAAAAGATGTTTGATAAAGCACTAGGTGTTCCAGTTAAATGGACTAACTTTTCAAACGGTGGTGCAATGACTGATGCTATGTTAGCTGGAGATATTGATATCTCTTACTCACAAGGCTTAGTACCTTTCATCAATGCTGTTAAATCTAAAGCACCTTTGAAACTTGTTGACGTTGCTATGGAATACGGAATGGGTGGTACAACTTGTGTTACATCTAAAGCTTCTGGTATTACATCAGCGAACGGTTCTGAGTTAGAAGGAAAAAAAGTTGCAGTTCCTCTAGGAACTATGGCTGAGTATGTTTTTGATGAGAGTATGAAAGTTGTTGGTGCTGATAAAAGCAAAATGACTGTTATTCAAATGGATCCTGAAGAAGGTGCTGCTGCACTAGTTTCTGGTGATGTTTCAATGGCTTGTTTATTTGGTGGTAACTCTATTAAAGCAGCTCTAACTGTTGGTACAAGATTGTTAACAGTTCAAGCAGCTCGTGATGCAGGTATCAAAGGTATCGATATTACATCTGTTACTGATAAATTTATGAAAGAAAACCCAGGAATGTTAAGAACTTTCATAGAAGTAACTCATGAAGCTAATGCTAGATACGCAGCTGGTAAGAGTGATATGAATGTAATCGCAAAAGATGCTGAAATGAAACTTGGAGATATGAAAGAAACTTTAGGTGGATTTGTATTCTTGAATGCTGCAGATACTAAAAAATCTATGGAATCAGGTGGAACTCTTGATGGTTTCTTAAAAGGAATGGGTACTCCTAACGGAGCAGTAGATACAAGCTTTTTACCTCTAT
The nucleotide sequence above comes from Candidatus Pelagibacter giovannonii. Encoded proteins:
- a CDS encoding glycosyltransferase family 9 protein, whose protein sequence is MTEKICITYSHHKLGDLIWQLPYIKAISEHHNKKIDLIVREKTQAKEILKDLNYINIIHYNNFRKKFFYWVDVFKLKKIYANEDYSHVYILDKINKPAIAATLARIKNIIGPGIKRQKRWLTNKNFLEDRDWHLSYSEQSQKLLKLNNIDVKDVYPHIEVKPSSLDKLRKNFSYNGKKIAFGVDSFEDYKIWYEENFIELANKFYDKKVFDYIYLVCGKDKQHIVKNIIAKSNRNYFIDCSNLKLIDIIGVIKDSDFFVGNNSGPLNLAAALNVKSFGLFANTPISQLKFSKVLPLVPENYLDNQFIKNREEMKKLTADKVFQDIIKYLNNHI
- a CDS encoding ABC transporter permease, giving the protein MKFNYYGFKAIYVHEMNRFIRTVGQSILSPVISTSLYFVVFGSVIGGYIEKIDGVSYGSYIVPGLLMLTLLTQSISNTSFGIFFPKFNGTINEILAAPISTFETVLAFVGAGATKTLLVGAVIFVTASFFADVTVKYPILMIFLLVLVSFTFALFGFLIGVVSKNFEQMSIIPSLVITPMVFLGGSLYSLDMLPPFWQTISYFNPVVYLIDGLRFSFYGVSDFNIWISISSMVFFLVVCIILVTMLVKKGYNIKS
- a CDS encoding peroxiredoxin; translation: MIKINIKAPNFTLNSTDGKVYSLKDSLGKYVVIYFYPKDDTPGCTIETNDFNKLLPKFKKLNCDVFGISKDNLKSHHKFKKKYKIKFDLLSDVELGILKKYKVWAKKKFMGREFMGIVRTTLLIDPNAKIAKIWDNVKVKDHAKEVLDTLKNI
- a CDS encoding ammonium transporter; this translates as MTKTIKIITAPFISLVLLLSMTNAGVAETTISAEGQYIFNTLAFYIGAVLVALMAAGFCMLECGLVTTKSVSTIAAKNVGKFAICSIVFFLFGYNLAYGIPEGGYIGTFTTWGDSSSIETGYSDSSDWFFQAMFVCATVSIVSGAVAERIKIWPFFIFATLMGGFIYPISMGWQWGGGWLATSGFSDFAGSTLVHACGGAAALAGVIVLGAREGRFGKKGETKSLVPFAASSIPLVTLGTFFLWFGWFGFNGFSQLAMGTFDDVTAITKIAVNTHLAGAAGVVTGAIVTRLLDSKTDVVMMLNGALAGLVAITAEPLTPTPGMALVIGSMGSLIMYFGTKFLERMGLDDVVGAIPVHMFAGIFGTLIVPLTNAEASFGSQFTGVIAVCSFSFILSLIIFKTLKATVGLRISKEAEKLGTDVAEIGVRAYAIRD
- a CDS encoding HU family DNA-binding protein, yielding MNKKQLIAQLSGSLNLSKADAERTFDTITNTILDALKGDDTVKIAGFGTYKVAKRKARVGRNPRTGEQIQIGASQKVKFLPAKALKEIFNK
- a CDS encoding FkbM family methyltransferase, whose amino-acid sequence is MLPNFLKPFHIDNQKLVRVGPKLDGGYVIDKKSILNTDVIIACGLNDDWEFEKSFLKINTQCIVEAYDHTVNKKFWVERFKKDIIHFFLFKKIRLKKIIHIFKYLDYLIFFRNQNKHYILKIGTEDVYNTAISINKILENYQNVILKVDIEGDEYKVLDQILNNSNKINTLIIEFHDIHKNIDKIEDFINISKELKLIHIHANNFAGLNEDGDPNVIELTFTNINKNELSLVKTDKSFPVEQLDYKNINRIEDIYLKFND
- the rseP gene encoding RIP metalloprotease RseP, which gives rise to MLSYILPFIVLIVIVVFIHEYGHYYFAKRFGVGVTDFSIGFGKEMFGWNDKSGTRWKVCVIPLGGYVKFFGDRNVYSQADNDKIIKEYSKEDQDKLFVLKPLYQRALIVFGGPLANFLLAILIFFSVYSFAGKDFTPAVINEVQKDSPAMVAGLKDNDIVVSIDGNEVKSIMEVSKYIMMSTDEFINFTVNRYDQDLTFRVKPNIVDGEDNLGNKISKRMVGIKLGAYNNEVNHIKLGPAKALFYAVNEVYYVSASSLKYIGSMLTGNGDTSQLGGPIRIAKISGQVAEFGILPFISLMAYISISLGLINLFPIPMLDGGHLMFYGIEKVLGRPLSQKAQEGFFRIGMFLLLSLMFFTTFNDLKDVGLFKFFNNYIS